In the genome of Deltaproteobacteria bacterium, one region contains:
- a CDS encoding ATP-binding cassette domain-containing protein, whose protein sequence is MIEAKSLTMYYGSTRAVEDAGFRVEKGEILGLLGPNGAGKTTIMNILTTQIVPTSGSATIEGFDVLEQPIEVRRCTGYLPETVPLYVDMEVVEYLRFVAQGRGLAGPELENRLEWVVEKCGIRTMMRRLISQLSKGYRQRVGLAQALIHDPKVLVLDEPTSGLDPLQIIGIRDLVKELAKDKTIIVSTHILQEVEAISDRIIIINEGRIIADGTQQELQQAASQTPGRMVALKGNSADIERVLKGLPGVKQVLPVAVSQDDGVCSFRIQAEQGREIWPELAGAIQENGWLVKENRELKPSLEAAFIHLTRRELGQS, encoded by the coding sequence TGAAAAAGGGGAAATCCTGGGACTCCTGGGACCCAACGGCGCAGGCAAGACCACCATCATGAACATCCTCACGACTCAGATTGTTCCCACTTCCGGAAGCGCCACCATAGAAGGTTTCGATGTGCTGGAGCAGCCCATCGAGGTGCGCCGGTGTACGGGGTATCTTCCGGAGACCGTCCCTCTGTACGTGGACATGGAAGTGGTCGAATATCTGCGGTTCGTGGCTCAGGGCCGGGGACTGGCAGGCCCCGAACTGGAAAATCGCCTCGAGTGGGTCGTCGAGAAGTGCGGCATTCGCACCATGATGAGGCGACTCATTTCACAGCTTTCCAAGGGATACCGACAGCGTGTGGGCCTGGCCCAGGCGTTGATACACGATCCCAAGGTCCTGGTTCTCGACGAGCCGACTTCCGGTCTGGACCCGTTACAGATCATCGGAATTCGCGATCTCGTCAAAGAGCTTGCAAAGGACAAGACCATCATCGTGAGCACCCACATCCTGCAGGAAGTGGAAGCCATAAGCGATCGGATCATTATTATCAATGAAGGTCGAATCATCGCGGACGGCACCCAGCAGGAACTCCAGCAGGCGGCCAGTCAGACGCCGGGTCGTATGGTCGCCTTGAAGGGGAATTCGGCGGATATCGAGCGGGTCCTGAAGGGCCTGCCGGGCGTGAAACAGGTGCTCCCGGTCGCGGTCTCGCAGGACGACGGTGTCTGTTCGTTCCGAATACAGGCGGAACAGGGCCGTGAAATCTGGCCGGAGCTGGCCGGCGCCATCCAGGAAAACGGCTGGCTGGTCAAAGAAAATCGGGAACTGAAACCTTCCCTCGAGGCGGCGTTCATTCATCTGACCCGACGAGAGCTCGGGCAATCTTAG
- a CDS encoding Gldg family protein: MNNFGTILKREFSSYFNSPIAYIYIIVFLLITAGLYMSTFFLVGQANMRGYFAVMPLFLSVFIPAITMRLWAEERKLGTISLLLSFPMRSGALVLGKFAAALLFYLTALACTVTVPIVLSLVGSPDWGPVLVGYLGSALMGCLFLAIGMFVSALFKDQIVAFILSILICFGMSMLGAEFVAAFIDGWVGGLGTALQKALGVLNHASDFERGVVDWGSVFFFLSFTVILLILNTFTLDSKIKLRSTGRFYVSVVFLLGIGFVLNLIVSDIRLGRLDFTEGRIYTVSPATARILSKLQVPVEVNYYVSEKGKMPSALKDIRQDVEDKLSDLARLSSNFTYHVYNPLADAGKLEELEKKGIVPFQARSIEQDSLDIKQVYSAISVTYLDKNTEVLPQIVPQNLGALEYELVSKIYRMTLEDAPRLTMVAPIETADPRYDDPRMRALLMKLGQTPPEERDDYQGGMQLLRKEGYQVSRVALTKEEPMLNETDTMLIIEPKTLNDRQVYEIQRFLARGGNVIVAAQPPMFNYSPTRGGGLEIQPVQAPAAVNKLLEPYGVQLDSDILLDEEIEILNVSVPKRIGGLFNAMVSMPVKAPVQIRVPAADLNPDIGITNRIGALLYLWGGALKLQKSVMDQHQIKLVTLAESSSASWTIPFKQTPLGPEDISPGDRKTVGPKPLAVYLEGRFPDTFEGKDVPPWPQAQTPDAQQPAEDEDKPGPAPAIEKKPGHLIVVGCSQMFTNNALGALDNRLFFQNMVDGLTLSEDLISIRAKNQAVRYIENVTPGQNLFYRFLTVALVPLALAVMGISRFAMRRRRRERYEKTIASSAVGGLA; encoded by the coding sequence ATGAACAACTTCGGCACCATTTTAAAACGTGAGTTTTCGAGTTATTTCAATTCACCCATCGCCTACATCTACATCATCGTTTTCCTGCTGATCACGGCGGGACTCTATATGTCCACGTTCTTTCTCGTGGGCCAGGCCAACATGAGGGGATATTTCGCAGTCATGCCTCTCTTCCTGAGCGTGTTCATTCCCGCCATTACCATGCGTTTGTGGGCGGAAGAACGCAAACTGGGCACCATCAGCCTTCTGCTGAGCTTTCCCATGCGAAGCGGTGCTCTGGTCCTCGGAAAATTTGCCGCTGCACTGCTGTTCTATCTCACCGCGCTGGCCTGTACCGTAACCGTTCCCATCGTCCTTTCGCTTGTCGGGAGTCCGGATTGGGGGCCGGTGTTGGTCGGCTATTTGGGATCCGCCCTCATGGGATGCCTGTTTTTGGCCATAGGCATGTTCGTGTCCGCCCTGTTCAAAGACCAGATCGTGGCTTTCATCCTGAGTATTCTGATCTGTTTCGGAATGTCCATGCTGGGAGCCGAGTTCGTGGCCGCGTTCATCGACGGTTGGGTCGGCGGGCTCGGAACGGCCCTTCAAAAGGCGCTGGGTGTGTTGAACCACGCCTCTGACTTCGAACGTGGAGTGGTGGACTGGGGGAGCGTGTTCTTCTTCCTCTCGTTTACCGTTATTTTGCTCATCCTGAATACGTTCACCCTGGATAGTAAGATCAAACTTCGTTCCACCGGACGGTTTTACGTTTCAGTGGTATTCCTCCTGGGCATAGGGTTCGTTCTGAATTTGATCGTCAGCGATATACGGTTGGGTCGACTGGATTTCACGGAAGGACGAATTTACACGGTCTCGCCCGCCACAGCCCGGATTCTCTCCAAGCTGCAAGTACCCGTTGAAGTCAACTATTACGTCTCGGAAAAGGGGAAGATGCCTTCGGCGTTGAAAGACATCCGACAGGACGTGGAAGACAAATTATCGGATCTGGCGCGTCTTTCCTCCAACTTCACGTATCATGTGTACAATCCACTGGCGGACGCGGGCAAACTCGAGGAGCTTGAAAAGAAAGGGATCGTACCGTTCCAGGCTCGGAGCATCGAGCAGGATTCGTTGGACATCAAGCAAGTCTATTCGGCCATCAGCGTTACGTACCTCGACAAGAATACCGAGGTGCTCCCCCAGATCGTGCCTCAGAACCTGGGCGCACTGGAATATGAACTCGTGTCGAAAATATACCGAATGACCCTCGAGGATGCTCCCAGACTCACCATGGTCGCGCCTATCGAAACCGCGGACCCCAGATATGACGATCCGCGCATGAGAGCCTTGCTGATGAAACTCGGTCAGACGCCTCCGGAAGAGAGGGACGACTACCAGGGCGGAATGCAGCTTCTGCGCAAGGAAGGTTACCAGGTCAGCCGGGTCGCGCTCACCAAAGAGGAACCCATGCTGAACGAAACCGACACCATGCTGATCATCGAACCGAAGACCCTGAACGACAGGCAAGTCTATGAAATCCAGCGTTTTCTGGCCCGGGGAGGGAACGTGATAGTGGCGGCGCAGCCCCCCATGTTCAACTACTCGCCCACCAGGGGCGGAGGTCTCGAGATACAGCCCGTTCAAGCCCCCGCGGCTGTGAACAAGCTGCTCGAGCCCTATGGGGTGCAGTTGGATTCGGACATTCTGCTGGACGAAGAGATCGAGATCCTCAACGTGTCCGTGCCCAAACGCATCGGTGGCTTGTTTAACGCCATGGTCAGCATGCCGGTCAAGGCGCCGGTTCAAATCCGCGTTCCAGCGGCCGACTTGAATCCGGACATAGGCATCACCAATCGCATCGGCGCCCTGTTGTATCTTTGGGGCGGCGCACTCAAACTGCAGAAGAGCGTCATGGATCAGCACCAGATCAAGCTCGTGACCCTCGCCGAGTCAAGTTCCGCTTCCTGGACCATACCGTTTAAACAAACGCCCCTGGGGCCTGAAGACATAAGCCCTGGTGACCGGAAGACCGTGGGACCGAAACCACTGGCCGTATATCTCGAAGGGCGGTTCCCGGACACCTTCGAAGGTAAGGACGTTCCCCCCTGGCCCCAGGCCCAGACTCCGGACGCGCAGCAGCCGGCCGAAGACGAGGACAAACCGGGGCCGGCGCCTGCGATCGAAAAGAAACCCGGACATCTCATCGTAGTGGGTTGTTCGCAGATGTTTACGAACAATGCTTTGGGAGCATTGGATAACCGGCTCTTCTTCCAAAATATGGTGGACGGCCTGACGTTGAGCGAAGATCTGATCAGCATCCGGGCCAAGAATCAAGCCGTACGATATATCGAAAACGTAACGCCCGGCCAAAACCTCTTCTACCGGTTCTTGACCGTGGCTCTCGTACCTCTGGCGTTGGCCGTCATGGGAATCAGCCGATTTGCAATGAGACGCCGCCG